The following coding sequences lie in one Arachis ipaensis cultivar K30076 chromosome B03, Araip1.1, whole genome shotgun sequence genomic window:
- the LOC107633948 gene encoding uncharacterized protein LOC107633948 → MVKNFRRRFNLHMLGLIETKKEVLTKFDVVQLWGNDVVGWEFVGSEGASGGLLLMWDETVFNMRNCHKGARWLCVDGVLVKNNFRCAFCLVYGEHIREEKLIVWEELSFISGLCQLPFCFMGDFNEITQVEERKGATSMLVSAVEFKDWIQDMELVDLVLSDCRFTWFRGQSCSRIDRVLVSLEWLEEFPETRLRGGPRGLSDHCPLVMDVTRMGGGPKPFRSLDSWFTHDGFLRMVKEEWRSIGERQFLDKLKAMTTPLRRWHRENFGDMDRRIDRFEEEIRKVDEMVSNGVHDGTAESRRKALVSSCKKWYIRKEIHWKQMSRSRHAKEMDRNTRYFHNIASARRRNNRIDALRIHGRLVRNQPRIKVAIREFYKDLYHQETSPNIGFRDGLVRQISEEEATGLELLPTAEEIK, encoded by the coding sequence ATGGTGAAGAattttaggaggagatttaatTTGCATATGTTAGGCTTGATAGAGACAAAAAAAGAGGTTTTGACTAAATTTGATGTAGTACAACTGTGGGGTAATGATGTAGTAGGATGGGAGTTTGTGGGATCGGAAGGTGCCTCTGGTGGTCTACTGTTGATGTGGGATGAAACGGTTTTTAATATGAGAAATTGTCATAAAGGAGCTAGATGGTTATGTGTGGATGGAGTGctggttaaaaataattttcggtGTGCCTTCTGTCTAGTGTATGGTGAGCATATTAGGGAGGAAAAACTTATTGTGTGGGAGGAGCTGAGTTTCATATCAGGCTTATGTCAATTACCTTTCTGCTTTATGGGAGATTTTAATGAGATTACTCAAGTAGAGGAGAGAAAGGGGGCTACTTCTATGCTGGTATCCGCAGTTGAGTTTAAAGATTGGATTCAAGATATGGAGCTTGTGGATCTCGTTTTGTCTGATTGTAGGTTCACATGGTTCAGGGGCCAGTCATGTAGTCGTATTGATAGGGTACTGGTTAGCTTGGAGTGGCTGGAAGAGTTTCCTGAAACAAGATTACGAGGAGGGCCACGAGGGTTGTCAGACCATTGTCCGTTGGTCATGGATGTCACACGGATGGGAGGGGGACCTAAGCCTTTTCGAAGTCTGGATTCTTGGTTTACTCATGATGGGTTTTTGAGGATGGTGAAGGAGGAGTGGAGGAGCATAGGGGAGAGACAATTCTTGGACAAGCTCAAGGCTATGACGACCCCACTGCGCAGATGGCATAGAGAAAATTTTGGAGATATGGATAGGAGGATTGATAGGTTTGAAGAGGAGATCAGGAAGGTTGATGAAATGGTGAGCAATGGAGTGCATGATGGAACAGCGGAATCAAGGAGGAAGGCACTGGTGAGCTCATGTAAAAAATGGTATATCAGGAAGGAGatccattggaagcagatgtctcgATCCAGACATGCTAAGGAGATGGACAGAAACACTAGATACTTCCACAACATAGCATCGGCAAGGAGGAGAAACAATCGAATTGATGCCTTGAGAATCCATGGAAGACTAGTTAGGAATCAACCCCGAATTAAAGTTGCTATAAGAGAGTTCTACAAGGATTTGTACCATCAGGAGACCTCACCTAATATAGGGTTTCGGGATGGGCTGGTAAGGCAGATATCTGAGGAAGAAGCAACAGGGCTGGAGTTGTTGCCAACTGCTGAAGAAATAAAGTGA
- the LOC107631858 gene encoding cilia- and flagella-associated protein 251 isoform X3, with amino-acid sequence MSAAAKQTLADHPEPKPEQLLPPDLPAPETLPLDQPRSDPSEPEAKQNLDHHEEKEGEVEEEEEEEGECGFCLFMKSGGCRESFIEWEKCIDEAEKNKADIVEKCVNVTAALKQCMEAHSDYYEPILRAEKAAEKQALAELEKEAMEKESKEQDRASSDSDKNLEA; translated from the exons ATGTCCGCCGCCGCGAAGCAAACCCTAGCCGACCACCCTGAACCCAAACCTGAGCAGCTCCTCCCTCCGGATCTTCCAGCTCCGGAGACTCTCCCGTTGGATCAGCCTCGTTCGGACCCTTCCGAACCCGAAGCAAAGCAAAATCTCGATCACCATGAAGAAAAGGAAGGGGaagtagaagaagaggaggaagaagaaggagagtGCGGGTTCTGCTTGTTCATGAAAAGTGGCGGTTGCAGGGAATCGTTCATCGAGTGGGAGAAGTGCATCGATGAAGCAGAGAAGAACAAAGCGGACATCGTTGAGAAGTGCGTCAATGTCACGGCGGCGCTGAAGCAGTGTATGGAGGCCCATTCCGATTACTACGAACCCATCCTCCGCGCAGAGAAAGCCGCCGAGAAGCAAGCCCTCGCGGAATTGGAGAAAGAAGCCATGGAGAAAGAGTCCAAGGAGCAAGATAGGGCTTCTTCTGATTCTGATAAAAA TTTAGAGGCTTAA
- the LOC107631858 gene encoding uncharacterized protein LOC107631858 isoform X2, translating into MSAAAKQTLADHPEPKPEQLLPPDLPAPETLPLDQPRSDPSEPEAKQNLDHHEEKEGEVEEEEEEEGECGFCLFMKSGGCRESFIEWEKCIDEAEKNKADIVEKCVNVTAALKQCMEAHSDYYEPILRAEKAAEKQALAELEKEAMEKESKEQDRASSDSDKNSICHDE; encoded by the exons ATGTCCGCCGCCGCGAAGCAAACCCTAGCCGACCACCCTGAACCCAAACCTGAGCAGCTCCTCCCTCCGGATCTTCCAGCTCCGGAGACTCTCCCGTTGGATCAGCCTCGTTCGGACCCTTCCGAACCCGAAGCAAAGCAAAATCTCGATCACCATGAAGAAAAGGAAGGGGaagtagaagaagaggaggaagaagaaggagagtGCGGGTTCTGCTTGTTCATGAAAAGTGGCGGTTGCAGGGAATCGTTCATCGAGTGGGAGAAGTGCATCGATGAAGCAGAGAAGAACAAAGCGGACATCGTTGAGAAGTGCGTCAATGTCACGGCGGCGCTGAAGCAGTGTATGGAGGCCCATTCCGATTACTACGAACCCATCCTCCGCGCAGAGAAAGCCGCCGAGAAGCAAGCCCTCGCGGAATTGGAGAAAGAAGCCATGGAGAAAGAGTCCAAGGAGCAAGATAGGGCTTCTTCTGATTCTGATAAAAA TTCCATATGCCACGACGAATGA
- the LOC107631858 gene encoding cilia- and flagella-associated protein 251 isoform X1, producing the protein MSAAAKQTLADHPEPKPEQLLPPDLPAPETLPLDQPRSDPSEPEAKQNLDHHEEKEGEVEEEEEEEGECGFCLFMKSGGCRESFIEWEKCIDEAEKNKADIVEKCVNVTAALKQCMEAHSDYYEPILRAEKAAEKQALAELEKEAMEKESKEQDRASSDSDKKSSICHDE; encoded by the exons ATGTCCGCCGCCGCGAAGCAAACCCTAGCCGACCACCCTGAACCCAAACCTGAGCAGCTCCTCCCTCCGGATCTTCCAGCTCCGGAGACTCTCCCGTTGGATCAGCCTCGTTCGGACCCTTCCGAACCCGAAGCAAAGCAAAATCTCGATCACCATGAAGAAAAGGAAGGGGaagtagaagaagaggaggaagaagaaggagagtGCGGGTTCTGCTTGTTCATGAAAAGTGGCGGTTGCAGGGAATCGTTCATCGAGTGGGAGAAGTGCATCGATGAAGCAGAGAAGAACAAAGCGGACATCGTTGAGAAGTGCGTCAATGTCACGGCGGCGCTGAAGCAGTGTATGGAGGCCCATTCCGATTACTACGAACCCATCCTCCGCGCAGAGAAAGCCGCCGAGAAGCAAGCCCTCGCGGAATTGGAGAAAGAAGCCATGGAGAAAGAGTCCAAGGAGCAAGATAGGGCTTCTTCTGATTCTGATAAAAA AAGTTCCATATGCCACGACGAATGA